The DNA segment TACATTCTCACATGTATTTTTAGACAGCATTATGCACTCGGATGTGCAACCCTTTTTTCCATTTACACTGCATAACGGCATGCTGCATTTTATGTCTGATGGGTGGCTTTATTTGTTATGTGGTATTTTGGGGATATTTGGATTAATGGTTATAAGGGTAGTGGGGTTGTGGAATAAATGGGCAATCGAAATAAACTGAATAACGCCATAGCGACCGTGGTCTGGGTTGAATGCAATGAAACCCAGCATAAAATAGCTAATCGCTGGGTTTAACTGCCGCTCTACCCAGCCTACGGCCTTAATATAGCCTGATACGATTTACAGGGCACATCGAGAAAAAGCGACAAACATGCCTACCAATTCAAAACACATCCAACTTATGGACACCACGCTACGTGACGGCGAACAGACCCAGGGCGTGGCATTTACGCCGATGGAAAAAGTCAGCATCGCCAAGGCCTTGCTGCAAAATTTGCGCGTGGATCGTATCGAAGTGGCATCGGCGCGGGTTTCGGAAGGCGAGAAGGAAGCCGTCAGCCTGATCAACCAATGGGCTCGGCACGAAGGCTTTGCCGAGCGTGTCGAAGTGCTGGGCTTTGTCGATCATACCCGTAGCGTCGATTGGATCAAGTCCACCGGTGGCAAGGTGATCAACCTACTGGCCAAGGGCAGCGAGAAACACTGCCGAGAGCAACTTGGCAAGACGCTGGATCAACATAGCGCCGATGTCTTGCAAACCATCGCTTACGCCCACGAACAAGGCTTGATGGTCAACGTCTATCTGGAAGACTGGTCGAACGGCTATCAAGACAGTCGCGATTATGTCTATGCTTTGATGGAACGCTTGCAACACAGCACTATCGGTCATTTCATGTTGCCCGATACCTTGGGTGTGATGTCGCCGGACGAGGTTTATGCCAGTTTCAGTGACATGTGCCAGCGCTACCCTGCCCTGCAATTCGATTTCCATCCGCATAACGATTACGGCCTGGCGACGGCCAACGTGATGGCGGCGGTGCGAGCTGGCGTCAGCGCGGTGCATTGCACCATCAATTGCCTGGGCGAACGCGCCGGCAATGCTTCCATAGCGGAAGTGGCAGTGGTGCTGCGCGATAAAATGGCGATGGAATTGTCCGTGGACGAGAGCCATTTGGTGCGGATCAGCGAGATGGTCGAAAACTTCTCCGGCAAGCGCGTTGCCGCCAACGCCCCTATCGTCGGCGCCGATGTATTCACGCAAACCGCCGGTATCCATGCCGACGGCGACCAAAAAGGCGGCTTGTATAAAACCAAGCTGGGTCCGGAACGCTTTTCGCGGATACGCAGTTATGCGCTGGGCAAGATGAGCGGCAAGGCCTCGCTGAAGAAAAACCTGGAACAGCTCGAGCTGAATCTGTCGGAAGAAGATCAAAAGAAAGTGCTGGCGCGCATCGTCAGCATCGGCGATTCCAAGCAGACCATCACCACCGACGATCTCCCCTTCATCATCGCCGACGTGCTGGAGAGCAAGAGTTATCAGCACATCAAATTACTGGCCTGCTCGATCAGCAGCGGCCTGGATTTGCCGTCCACCGTGAGTTTGCGCGTCGAGGTCAAGGGCGAAAAACATCAGGCCACCGGTGCCGGCAGCGGCGGTTTCGACGCGTTTATCAATGCGATGGGCAAGGTGCTGGAAAAATACGATTACACCTTGCCGACCCTGGCCGATTATGAAGTCCGCATCCCCAAGGGCGGCCACACCAGCGCGCTGACCGAATGCGTAATCACCTGGGATTGCGGCAACGAATTGCGCAAGACCCGTGGCGTGCATGTCAACCAGGTGTTTGCCGGGATTTTGGCCACGATCAAATTGATCAACATCCAGTTACATGAAATGGCCTCGAATTCAATTTAACCGTAGGGTACGCACCGCGTACCATCGAACGTTACCGTTGGGATCGAAAATGGTAAGCGGTGCGTACCCTACTCAATTATATCGAAGGTCGAATGAATTCGACCCTACAGGTTAATCGCAAACAAACCGTTTTAATTACCCTTTCTAATCCACCTATAACCAGCGTAAACATGAAACACTACAAAATCGCAATACTGGCCGGTGACGGCATCGGCCCTGAAATCACCGCGGAAGCCGTCAAGGTTCTGAAAGTCATCGAAGAACGTAACGATGTGACATTCGAATTGCTGCCGGCCGCATTTGGTGCCTGTGCATATTTCGAATCCGGCTCGGCTTTCCCACATCAAACCAAAGCCATTTGCGACGAAGCCGACGCAATTTTGAAAGGTCCGATCGGTTTGAGCCACGAAGATTCCAAGCGCATTCCTATCGACGAGCAGCCCGAACGTGGCGCGCTGTTGCCGTTACGCCGTCGTTACAATACCTACGCCAATTTCCGTCCGGTTTCGCTGCCAAAATCCCTGGCGCATTTTTCGCCTTTAAAAGCGGAAATCATCGGCGAAGGTATCGACTTAATGATTGTCCGCGAACTGGTGGGCGGCTTGTATTTCGGCGAGAAGGAAATGGGTGTCAACGATGCTGGTTTGCGCTATGTCCGCGAAACACTGGAATACGATGAGGCGCAAATTTACCAAATCATGCAACAAGCCTTTAAACTGGCCAGCAAACGCCGGAAATTGCTGCATAACATCCATAAGAGCAACGTACTTAAATCCAGCGTATTGTGGAACGAGGTGATGGAAGAAGTCGCCAAGGAATATCCCGATGTACAAGTGGTCAACATGCTGGTCGATGCCGCCGCGACCGCGCTGTGCCTGAAACCGACCCAGTTCGACGTGATGGTGATGGAAAACATGTTTGGCGACATTCTCAGCGACCAAGGCGGCGGTATCTTGGGCTCGTTGGGTTTGATGCCTTCGGCCTGCATCGGCCCCGACAAAGCCTATTACGAGCCATCGCACGGTTCGGCGCCGGACATCGCCGGCAAAAACATCGCCAATCCTTATTCGATGATTGGTTCGGTGGCGATGATGCTTGAAAACAGCTTCGACATGGAAGCGGAAGCCAAAAACGTTTGGGCGGCGATGCAGGGCGTGTTTGCCGACGGTTACTCCACCGCTGACTTATCCAAACCAGGCAGCGGAGTGACCATGATCAGCACCGTCGAATTCGGCGATAAAGTGGTCGAGAAGCTGCGGCAGATGCCTAAGGTTTAGGGAA comes from the Methylomonas sp. LL1 genome and includes:
- a CDS encoding alpha-isopropylmalate synthase regulatory domain-containing protein, with the translated sequence MPTNSKHIQLMDTTLRDGEQTQGVAFTPMEKVSIAKALLQNLRVDRIEVASARVSEGEKEAVSLINQWARHEGFAERVEVLGFVDHTRSVDWIKSTGGKVINLLAKGSEKHCREQLGKTLDQHSADVLQTIAYAHEQGLMVNVYLEDWSNGYQDSRDYVYALMERLQHSTIGHFMLPDTLGVMSPDEVYASFSDMCQRYPALQFDFHPHNDYGLATANVMAAVRAGVSAVHCTINCLGERAGNASIAEVAVVLRDKMAMELSVDESHLVRISEMVENFSGKRVAANAPIVGADVFTQTAGIHADGDQKGGLYKTKLGPERFSRIRSYALGKMSGKASLKKNLEQLELNLSEEDQKKVLARIVSIGDSKQTITTDDLPFIIADVLESKSYQHIKLLACSISSGLDLPSTVSLRVEVKGEKHQATGAGSGGFDAFINAMGKVLEKYDYTLPTLADYEVRIPKGGHTSALTECVITWDCGNELRKTRGVHVNQVFAGILATIKLINIQLHEMASNSI
- the leuB gene encoding 3-isopropylmalate dehydrogenase, whose protein sequence is MKHYKIAILAGDGIGPEITAEAVKVLKVIEERNDVTFELLPAAFGACAYFESGSAFPHQTKAICDEADAILKGPIGLSHEDSKRIPIDEQPERGALLPLRRRYNTYANFRPVSLPKSLAHFSPLKAEIIGEGIDLMIVRELVGGLYFGEKEMGVNDAGLRYVRETLEYDEAQIYQIMQQAFKLASKRRKLLHNIHKSNVLKSSVLWNEVMEEVAKEYPDVQVVNMLVDAAATALCLKPTQFDVMVMENMFGDILSDQGGGILGSLGLMPSACIGPDKAYYEPSHGSAPDIAGKNIANPYSMIGSVAMMLENSFDMEAEAKNVWAAMQGVFADGYSTADLSKPGSGVTMISTVEFGDKVVEKLRQMPKV